The window CAAATAACAATTAGTAGTAAGTAAGAATACGAAAACGAAAGTTGATAACCAATATCCAAAACACACGTACGGGATCAGTCTCAGTATCATTATCCACATGAGACAGGGTGTGTCAACTGCAGACTTAATTAGCCAAATAATATATTAACGGAATATGAAATCCTGAACTCCAGCATTTGATCCATGAGCTGAATATTTCTACGAGAGCCAACCGGACCTTGTTGAATGTCTACATCTTACTACAAGCTAGTTAGTACCTAACAAGTGAATTCGAGGAGGTTTAAAGATGAAGTCTATAATCCCCACAAACCCTAAACAACAATATGTACTAGTAGTTTTATCTCAGCGTCACTGGAACCGGGGACTTTTAACACAATGGTCGAAAACCTTTTCAGCTGAGCTAATGACACTCTTGAGCTTCTTAGACACAAGTCAACATATCAAATTACGAACAAAAGTTTCCTgtcttaaaaataaaactgataAATGGCTTCTCCGCAGCCAGTTTCATCACCCTCATGGATTCTCTTTCGAAGTGAAAGAGATTAGAGCATGGGATGCCAAAACGGCATCGTTTCTTAGTCTTATGACATGCCCAAGCTCGTCATATGATAGTCGTTacatatgaaattatttacttaattAGAACTTCAATGAGTTGTAATTAGAATTATAGTTATTAATTCCTTagtaaaaacaaatttattgaCCGAATCAATTCAGTTAGACAAATAAAGAAGTCATGGATTTTTCAAGATCGTTTTGACTGTTCTTAAGATGTGTTCAaatcttatttatttactaactatagttttcgaattataaaaaaaatatcaaaatgatGTAATAAAATTAGGAAgatttgttatttaattatttagaaTCTTTGCTATTCacaatatgttttaaaaagataagaaagaaaaagttaTTCCTTAATTTAAACCATAATGGCGTAAATGTTACAATTCACTTGTCGCACTACAGTATATATTATTCACGCctttactttatatttatatttatattttgaatcaataaatcgctttttatttgttaaagtAATATCATAGTTTGGTGCGTCTCCAATCTACCCCGCAACTTGCGGTGgtaagtcaaaaaaaaaaagacacgtGTTCGATTCTGATTGATCCAACACTCACAGCCTTCAAATCTTATTGGTTGATACACATCACCCGTTTGTTCTCAAATATAATTATCACCCCTAAATTTTATCAGTAATCACATGAATGCCATTATGGTAACAGTcctcatttttaatatttttttctttaataaggAACGATGACTAAAAGTGCATCAGATCAAAAAGTGCATCTATCATAAGTACGGTCAATCTTCCCCTTCCATTTAGCAGGGCCCACATTAGTAAACGACTGAAATTACATGAATGCCACTCAATCGCACCGTCAATCTTGGTTTCCACAATAACTTTAGTGGGCCGCGTGGTAGCTGATTCTGACATCAGTATGCGTTAAAAGGAAAGGTGATTTAAAAGGATTCATTTTAGTGTCATCCCCTTCCCCACTTCCAACCAAAACataatcaaaacataaaaaaataaaaacaattattaattaaatatatattttttttaacctttCTCGAAAAACAAAGCCGTGTTGATATTTGGAGAAGAAAGAGATTAAAAGCTTCATATGTTTCTCCTTCTCAACTTATTTtctctctcctaaaccattaaccaaaaaaaaaactgcgaAAATTAAAATGGAAGCATTCATGGAAGAACTTTTGAACTTCTCTGTACCAGAGGAAGAAGGAGGACCGGTCCTTCGTTCGCCGAAGAATATTGCTCGCCGGAAAACTGGATTACGGCAGACGGAATCCTTCGGTTTATTAAATCCCGACGACGACCTTGTAAGTTCCTCGAAaaagcaattaaaaaaaaatatcccgACCGTTTCGTTACGTACATGTTCGGTGACTCGGCCGAGTCAAGTTGACTCGCCGCCGGGGAGGTTAGCCGAGTCACGGCGTTTGGGTTGTTGACTCAGTCAGTTCCGCCTTTATTAATTGTTCTCTATCCCTATTGGTTAAGTGAACGTCATGTGTGGACGTTTCTTTTTGGCCGGTGTTGGAAAAGACGAGAATACCCTTGGGTTTTTTCGCTCTGGTTCAGTAGTTTGTTGGAGGGTGTTTTTGAGAATATACAGTCATTGTATCGTGAGCTGTCACATTTAAATTTTCAACCATTTTTTCGAATTTTGATAGCATaccttttttgaaaatatattttattattattattcgaTGCATCTCAATTATTTTATTGTAATAAACACGAAATGACGTAATTGCCCTTCTATTTTCAGGGAGAGGTTGAGGAAGAAGATTTGGAGTGGATATCAAACAAAGATGCTTTCCCCGTCATCGAGACATTCGTCGGCGTGTTACCGTCGGAACATTTCAGCGTCTCGTCGCCGGAGCGAGAAGTGACCGAAGGAAAACAGTTGAGTCCGGTCTCAGTACTTGAGACGAGTAGTCAGAACATATCTATAACTACGACGACAACCACCTCCAACAACAGTAGCAGCGGTAGTAACAGAAGCGTCCCGACACCGACGATGATTAGTTGCTGTGCTAAGTTCAATGCGCCAGTTAAGACAAGAAGCAAGCGTAGGAGGAGGGAGGATTTGAGAATTTTGTGGACAGGGAACGACGAgcaaggaggaggaggaggaggaggaggattgCAGAAGAGGAGGATGACGTCGGTTGCGGCGGCGGCCATGGGGAGGAAGTGTCAACACTGTGGAGCGGATAAGACGCCGCAGTGGAGGGCGGGACCATCGGGACCGAAGACGCTGTGTAACGCGTGTGGCGTGAGGTACAAGTCAGGGAGGCTTGTTCCAGAGTATCGCCCTGCTAATAGCCCGACTTTTTCGCCCGAGTTTCATTCGAATTCTCACCGGAAGATTGTAGAGATGAGGAAGCATGTTGTGTCCGGTGATGGTGGTGGTCGGCAAGATTGTGGTTAGAACTTGTTAGGATAATTTTCTTGTTCTTGAGTTTGTTTTTAGGGTTTTGCAGTTggaatttagtttttaatttttttttacctttttaatttGTGAAATTAGGGGTAATTATTAATTAGGAGATACTATGGTCAGTCAATGGAAGATTACTTTCTCATTTTACTGTTTATTTTGTGGTGgttaaaaatagaagaaaatataAGTAAGTTAATGTTGGATAATTTCATAAATTGACTGACCCTTTTCAATGTCTTCTTGGTCCCCAACCAAACATTATATTTTCTATGAGAGATATTGGAAATGCGAGGCAATTTTAGGAATTTTCTGTATGTCTTGATTGAGTGATTCACTGATTCTACTTTTGTCTTTAATTACTGACAGATTCTCTAAAAATAACGTACAGATATGTTATTGGATAAATGTGTACtccatatatatgatattttactattttgtaCTTAAGAAGATTATGAAGGGTTATGAGGGCCAAATGtggttttatttgtattttatcacAGATAGAGAAATTCAGATTATATATGGGTGAGaattgaaaaagaagaaatgaaCAAATTATCAACCACTTATCAACTAACTACTAAACCTATTAAAGTCCGAGAAGTTTTGCATTAAGCAAAACAATAAGAAACTATTTTTGTTTCGGTCTCAAATATGTATTTTGTACTGCTAACTCCGTTTCAAAATGATTCATACTTTTAATTTTCACacatattttgataaaatattaaattctaatattaaatttatgtttttataattattattttctataattctagatcaataagaaattaattacatctattattttttgaaatttacattgataaaaataaaataaaatagaaaatatatatttttaaaacaaaaattaaaaaaatatatatcttttttaaacaaagtgaatacattttataaacattttattattCGATATGATCGACAAACTTGTCCACTAGCATAATTATGTTGCGGTGGCTCACTACAAAATCGCATTAATCACAAATCATTGTCTATTACCTTTGATATTGTTTATATGATAAACAAATCGTCAATTACATAGCTAATATCGTCATTATCACAAAGCCATTAGTCTATTATGTTTGATTTGCTTAAAGTCAGAAAGAAGATCGTCAatattgttttcaaaaaaaaaaaaaagatcgtcAATTACATAGTGAATATCGTCCCTTGTAATACAAGATTAAGTTACTTTAGATTACAATAGAATTAATTAACATCATCATCTCTAGAGACAAAACCTGATGATGTAACCATTTCCTAATttgaataatttaattttaatgtgaTAATAAGTGAATTAAAAAAGGGCTAGACAAGTAACGTATGATTGAGGAGTCAGCATGTGTGGAGTAGTAGTCACATGGGAGTTGATACTTAGCTAATATCAGTGCACATGCCTTTACTCTTCTTCCTCCTAATTCCACCAACTCCATTGTCTCCATTCCACGCCAtgaattaaatcattttttctaTAACATTTTGTTTGAGAAagcgttttttttctttgtaatatCCAACAATCTaccatattttatttcattctatatatgtattgtatttttctccTTTTGTACCTTTTTGGCTTAAAATCTCTCCTTTATACATGTACACAGGGGAGAGGCAAAGCCAGACATTTTATGATATGGGTGAGTtattaagaagaaaaacataataGGTAATCGACTTGAGAATATGTGAAGGCATGACATGATTTTTACCATTTAACCTAATAAATTCTAATGGTTTTAGgcctaaaattttaaatataattattttttatggatgCACATGCATCCATTACCCATAACCTACCTTCGCCCTTGTCTGTATACAAAACTTGCTAGAAATCAAGTGATTGTAGCATAATAGTATTGTATTGTTGATCAAAATCGGACACATGATAGTTGATGAATAATGATATCTTTTCGTTTTGGCATGAATAATGATATCTT of the Brassica rapa cultivar Chiifu-401-42 chromosome A03, CAAS_Brap_v3.01, whole genome shotgun sequence genome contains:
- the LOC103860012 gene encoding GATA transcription factor 1 isoform X1, coding for MEAFMEELLNFSVPEEEGGPVLRSPKNIARRKTGLRQTESFGLLNPDDDLVQGEVEEEDLEWISNKDAFPVIETFVGVLPSEHFSVSSPEREVTEGKQLSPVSVLETSSQNISITTTTTTSNNSSSGSNRSVPTPTMISCCAKFNAPVKTRSKRRRREDLRILWTGNDEQGGGGGGGGLQKRRMTSVAAAAMGRKCQHCGADKTPQWRAGPSGPKTLCNACGVRYKSGRLVPEYRPANSPTFSPEFHSNSHRKIVEMRKHVVSGDGGGRQDCG
- the LOC103860012 gene encoding GATA transcription factor 1 isoform X2; the protein is MEAFMEELLNFSVPEEEGGPVLRSPKNIARRKTGLRQTESFGLLNPDDDLGEVEEEDLEWISNKDAFPVIETFVGVLPSEHFSVSSPEREVTEGKQLSPVSVLETSSQNISITTTTTTSNNSSSGSNRSVPTPTMISCCAKFNAPVKTRSKRRRREDLRILWTGNDEQGGGGGGGGLQKRRMTSVAAAAMGRKCQHCGADKTPQWRAGPSGPKTLCNACGVRYKSGRLVPEYRPANSPTFSPEFHSNSHRKIVEMRKHVVSGDGGGRQDCG